A stretch of the Nicotiana tabacum cultivar K326 chromosome 6, ASM71507v2, whole genome shotgun sequence genome encodes the following:
- the LOC107802793 gene encoding uncharacterized protein LOC107802793 has product MPVPFGGIGYRSWRRSVLRALSVKNKLGFINGECRKPSPNSAQFRQWKRCDDMVTSWILNSFAKEISDSVEYANNSVELWRELEDRYNQTNGAKLYQIQKEINDLVQGSLDITAYYTQMKRLWEELNTLSANLSAITFAHVDQKRQCTRQNKIDA; this is encoded by the coding sequence ATGCCGGTTCCTTTCGGCGGAATTGGATATAGATCTTGGAGAAGAAGTGTATTACGAGCTTTATCGGTTAAAAACAAACTAGGGTTTATTAATGGAGAATGTAGGAAACCTAGCCCAAATTCAGCTCAATTTCGCCAATGGAAAAGATGTGACGATATGGTAACTTCCTGGATTCTCAATTCCTTTGCAAAGGAGATTTCTGATAGCGTTGAgtatgcaaataactctgttgAATTATGGAGGGAGCTGGAAGATCGATACAATCAAACAAATGGAGCAAAGTTATATCAGATCCAAAAGGAGATCAACGACCTTGTTCAGGGATCATTGGATATTACTGCCTACTATACACAAATGAAGAGATTGTGGGAAGAACTAAACACTCTGAGTGCAAATCTCAGTGCAATTACATTTGCACATGTGGATCAAAAGAGACAATGCACAAGGCAAAACAAGATCGACGCCTAA